The following proteins come from a genomic window of Corallococcus sp. NCRR:
- a CDS encoding ribonuclease H-like domain-containing protein, whose product MLLHTFQLIPGVGPWREKDLWSKGIRTWDDFPDGGIVISRKADTAARERIAEARAALARRDLKDLARMVPPREHWRLFPEFQDDAVYFDIETDGSKTQVPTVVSLFDASGLHVFIQGRNMDALPEAMAKRRLWVTFNGSCFDVPVLKEYFGAKNFPVPEAHIDLRFVTRRLGMGGGLKEIEDKLGVGRPPHLKGVNGYDAVLLWRAYLRRGDVEALRYLVEYNLYDSFQLRSLMDLAYNKGADDLNMDVPRLKVFERGDLLYDVSRLLLELGPTERDLDTLARVRAMEQDS is encoded by the coding sequence TCCAGCTCATCCCCGGCGTGGGGCCGTGGCGCGAGAAGGACCTGTGGTCCAAGGGCATCCGGACCTGGGATGACTTCCCGGACGGCGGCATCGTCATCAGCCGCAAGGCGGACACGGCGGCCCGCGAGCGCATCGCGGAGGCCCGGGCGGCGCTGGCCCGGAGGGACTTGAAGGACCTGGCCCGCATGGTGCCGCCGCGCGAGCACTGGCGCCTGTTCCCGGAGTTCCAGGACGACGCCGTCTACTTCGACATCGAGACGGACGGCAGCAAGACGCAGGTGCCCACGGTGGTGAGCCTGTTCGACGCCTCGGGGCTGCACGTCTTCATCCAGGGCCGGAACATGGACGCGCTGCCGGAGGCCATGGCGAAGCGGCGGCTGTGGGTGACGTTCAACGGCTCGTGCTTCGACGTGCCGGTGCTGAAGGAGTACTTCGGCGCGAAGAACTTCCCGGTGCCGGAGGCGCACATCGACCTGCGCTTCGTCACGCGGCGGCTGGGGATGGGCGGCGGGCTGAAGGAGATTGAAGACAAGCTGGGCGTGGGCCGGCCGCCGCACCTGAAGGGCGTGAATGGCTACGACGCAGTGCTGCTGTGGCGCGCGTACCTGCGGCGCGGCGACGTGGAGGCCCTGCGCTACCTGGTCGAGTACAACCTCTACGACTCGTTCCAGCTCCGGTCGTTGATGGACCTGGCGTACAACAAGGGCGCGGACGACCTGAACATGGACGTCCCCCGGCTGAAGGTCTTCGAGCGCGGGGACCTGCTGTACGACGTGAGCCGGCTGCTGCTGGAGTTGGGGCCCACCGAGCGCGACCTCGACACGCTCGCGCGCGTGCGGGCCATGGAGCAGGATTCCTGA